gtttctttgttttcgtgacatcgcgtcagtagagagtgcgtgacgttaacaatgcattctgtcctaaatgacagcgcacacgctttttgatatttcctaaaggccaatgtgtctcagtttgctcattaatatattttgacagtgtattttagtgagaatgattataaacatattacccatgttcatttcccatgtagatatgcaacgtttggtgagaataaataaaaagtaacaacacatataatagttatgttgcatttgtatgattaaaaaaattaatcgtTTATctaaaatgttctacttatacagtcgatttattccacttctgaaggtgtacactgtcggtattctccattgcatttgcccccccattgtaacgtgtgccagtgcaactgaagggtggcagacgagctcacgtaatgggagacaaggcacatcctcaccctgatgccgaggctcttgtcatgaatattcacatcttgtgctttttctcgttcctgccagtttactattattattggacacgtatgtagaggacatgtgtgtcttattttatgtctatgaaaggaaggacagtaAAGCCTTGAATGCAACTGAGTGCTgatgctttgggtgacacgacaggtgaggagcagggaacgttaaacgtGACAGTGACAGCGGGGGATTGTGGAactgaagatggtttaagaatacagaaacgacaaaagcttagtctttcaataattctgtTTACATCGATGATTTatctgttgtgctgcagttcggaagattacttatttaccccccccGCCCCGCCAGCGCAGACTTATATTGTTCACAATTATTatgattttcatcatttgtaatggCTCTAAATTATGTGTTTGCATGAGGACAACGGATTAAAAATTCAATTGCAATTTATTTCTCAGTTCAAATTTGTAATCGAAAGTCACTTTGTATTAATTGCAATTTGTCATATTTCCTtcaaacaaattaatatttttctttaaagcagaaacaacttgaggattactttctaatacaaaacagttttaataatcagttgcctctgtatattaaattattttggtgtctttattgaacagttttgtgtaacagaaacaaatgaacaaacagtacAACACTAATTAGTGAAGGCTCTAAgtaggattaattaattaatacttttgagccacacaacaatgcaaattagttGGAACTTTTATTGGTTAtgtcaataattctgtctttaaaatgatatgatgatgaaaaataaaacattattgcgTTTCTGCCTATTTATTTAGCCAGTTGCTTAAGCAGACTTCAGTTTATTTCCACCAATTGTTTAAGTGATGATATCtcagatacaaaaacaaaagttcacaagcgaccagtgctgggaaacgttacttaaattaaattcattacattgctcattacttacaaaatcctaatctcctccagttcagcgcgtTTCTCTTCTTCACTTGtctcaatgggggaaaaaacaaaGAGTCGTAGTAAAGCTGAACGCACACTGCATGTGTTACTGCCGTGATGTGATTTAACTGATCGGTTACTTCACTGCATTTCTCAGTTTGCTTTCTGCGCTCTGTTTGGAGCTCGTGATGGACAACACGTTACCTCTGGAAGGACAGGATCTCACATCCCAGTCCAAACGGTGAGATGGAATCCTCGTCTGTCAGCAGCCTCGGCCGAGCACTTCAAGCTTAGTGCACTGAGCCCGTTGTCTGAAAGGCCGTAGCGGCGCCCACAGATGGGTGGTCTGCAGTGTGTGAGTTGGGGTTTGGCTGAATGTGGAGATGACAGCTCAGATGTTCTCTTCTACATCGATGTCCAGTGCACTAGAGATGAGGTTAGGCTCCTCCACACACTGCCTTGGCCATTTTGCTCTCGggttggtcagtttagctttcagCTCAAAGGACCACGTAAAAGAGGGGTATCATGGACCTCTGgaaaatgtgctaattcacagggtttggccaacagaaagccgagtgcaggagtcaccgtcagatgactggagatgacagacaggtgattgtaatttattcaaagcaacaaaaaatatacaacaataaaGTAAGCACACTGTAGGTAAACCAAGATAGTGGAATGCAAAGTCTTTCAGGAACAGGAAACCCCATCTGGTCAAAAGGCGTGACTTTACTAAACTTTTtgacaataacattaataataataatatttagtgACGCTgaggagacttacaacatttgagacacaattgctggcatttcttttgcttttccagtatTAGCACAGACAGCTGAAGTGACCTCCTCATGGTGACACACTGCCAGTGCCTATCAGTCCTAACATatcaaatccttttgaaattcacTCTAACACAAGTCTTTGACAGGTGAACATTACTAGTACCTTAGAAAAGCTCTCGGAAAGAACATTTCTGGGAGAAAAAAGAAATTCCACCTTTAGTTTAACATAACaatttaacaccaaaataaaatgcaggtatttcagaacatttacattttttggggTGGTACGCCATGACAAAGGGTAGACAGCCCCCGGTGTAGATCTTCTCCAACAAAGCCCACTTCTGGAGGTGGCACCCagtctgaattcttttgtggcccaGAAGATTCCTATTTGTTAGAATTGTCGGCCACATCCAGTACTGCAATATGGCAATATGTGGAGCAAAGTGTATTCTGTCTTttagtttgttttgtatttttcagttaTGAATTTTCCCAAAAGCAATTGTTTGTGTAAACTTAGTGTCATATTTGGAGTACGGATGCTAATTAATGTGACTCCCCACAGACGGCAGGCACCCTCAGGCGATGGTGGATGCTgtacagcagcgtttctcaacctttaagaatTTGCgatccgagttttcataacagttttaattgcgcccccctaatgtttttttttttttttttttaatgagcccactaataccaatttgctctttttaaattaatgatatatcacagatgcatattttattatacctacttaacttttatcgacatttatataactctatatttatttttctagtatcagaatgtagtttaaattaatttgttttggtttcaatagatgtatttttcatatttttgattcttgttttctttttttcacatcttcacacccccctttttgttacttcgcgccccactAGGGGGGctcaccccacagattgagaaccactgccgtgcaggtaagtctgctctctccaagccttttctaattttattctatttatttgtattaatagtttgtgtttataattattagtaattgatttgatttattatttaataagcattGGCGAGAagctgtttgttctttttttgtcaaggtttgttttttttattttttgttatattaaaatagcaaaatatataatactagccaacccgcggcgtaacatacaccgcataattatgtattgatgggtgaacacttgctgaacgacacagttgtccaaatggggtgggtttgtggataccactgtgagtgaatgaaaagatggacctctggagagagcaacatacaactgtccgtgactgaaagcgggatcgtctgtgacgatggaggccacgctggtgaaagttacttcatcggtagggataagtttcagcacttgttcattaaggtgtagcgagtcttcgttgttgacgcttaatatagcttgcgtactgagttgttccggagtcacagttgagaaacacttttttaatgtcttttaagcacagggaaaaaaattaacatatgaAACATCCGTAatataataagccaccaagaaaagtaacattgcaacaatgcacgctacgatccgatcgctgtaaacagaagtgaaaacaaaatcgaggctggtgcattctttaactaccttgtagcgcaatggtagtgctgctgttttgcagtaaggagactggaagattttgggttcgcttcccggtttctccctgtgtggatagcgctttgaatactgaaaacactggtatatcaatgtaatgaagtattattattcttatgcgtccagcgctctctctctcccgcgcctgtacacgtgtgtgtgtcgctcgctcgctagacgtgttcctgcaggcataccagtaagtgaatgaaaagatggaactctggagagagcaacatacaactgtccgtgactgaaaactggttttggcagatacatgcacatctttttgaaagtttggccctgtgccttatcaattgtcatcgcaaaggcaaatctaacaggaaattgtcttcatgttaaagtaaaaggcaaattatccgcgacaaactgttttacacgctgcataccaacccgcttttataatattttttaagcagagggaaaaaatgatcatttgcaaaatccgtaacgccgctttcagtaagtacaatgcacacgcgtttaatttgtcagccactttttgccagcagtcttttctggtttgggctgcttttgcagtgttaccgcttgtgcatattaaatcttgaaatccttcgagtaactaattaactaactaacacccacccagcttctgagaaaaaaatgtgcccattctttcatcattttgttgcagcctatcaaagacttgctgatcatgttttctagactcaatatacagtggaacctcggttcacaaccataattcgttccaaacctctggtcgtaaaccgatttggtcgtgaaccgaagcaatttcccccataggattgcatgcaaatacaattaatccattccagaccatacgaactgtatgtaaatatatttttttaaagatttttaagcacaaatatagttaattattacaccatagaatgcacagtgtaatagtaaaaacattgaataacactgacaaacacccaggctccctctcagctgcatggcatgtgcagtgcatgcgcaggctctctctctcagcagcacgcgagccttcccagccccctctctcgctctctcagcagcacacgagccccctccccctccctcagcagcacgcaagcctccccagcccccccctctctctctcagcagcacatgagcctccccagccccccctctccctcagcagcacgtgagcctccccagcagcacgcaagcctccccagccccccctctctctctctctctcagcagcacgcgagcctccccagccccccctctccctctctccctctctctcagcagcacgcaagcctccccagccccccctctctcagcagcacatgagcctccccagcccccccctctctctctctctcactcagcagcacacgagccccctccccctctctcagcagcacgcgagcctccccagccccccctccctctcagcagcacgcgagcctccccagcccccccttctctctcagcagcacgcgagccccctccccctctatctctcagaagcacacgagccccctctctctctctctctctctctcagcagcacgcgagcccccaccccctctgtctctctgcttcgggcatttctcccctgtgtagtgtgtgagcgagtaaagagagagagagcaagccagtatgttacagtgagcgagagcaggctcaaaggcaatgtgttcctgtggtatagcaggtccatagctccccttcaaaagaccatttttaatcaggcgactgacagtagtggagtcaggcacagagaaggtcagctgcagagagagcgtctggactgttgcagggcctgaagcaggtgagacgctaatgaaaaagagggacAGGGCTTAttagtttttaaagactgcttccttcattgtgttttaacttcagttttaaaggattgagcggctttctcttgcgctgcctgtgtgtgcttctgtgtgtgtgtatgtgtgcgcgctgcctgtgtgtgcgcggctctctttatcgcgctgcctgtgtgtgcctctgtctctctctggcgctgcctctgtgtgaaccaaggttccactgaggttgactaataaaaagtcaacgtagctcagagctgcaagtgtactgtggcacagacaaacagaaatgacggcatgtttcccttggcgtcgcgtccgagttggtgggtgtggctctgtgattctttcgtcttatccaatggtctaagagttggtgggcgtggctccttcctgcgtgccttacttgtcggcggtttaatgaatccacgccccttccggcgtgctttccatggtcggctacttgtcttctggcttagtgaattatatatatagattataaagCTGAactatttattgtatattgtaaagtgttttttttcttttttctgatgaaatgtgtataatatattgtaaatagttcagtATGTAATACGTATGTTATGAAAAAAGAGTTAGGCGCATGGTGGAGGCTGTAGGGGTTTTGGTGAGAAGCCGTTTGTATGACgccctgttctttattttgtttctggaaaaggaaaaaggatatAAACTTCTATGTCTCCTTTTGTTTTTGACACAACACTAAGTAGGATGGATTTGAGTCGTTACATGTGCTTACTGTCCAGgcaggagtgaacctcactctttggtcaggacagttcagttgtatttttctccagtgtgaattctggtGCGTCTCTGAAGTGTACTGCTCTGACAGATTTGTTTGCCAcgttccaaacagcaatatggcttctctttgaGATTCATTTCTTAACAATAGTTTAGTTTGCTTACTTTTCAGGACACGACTGAACCTCACTCTTGAGTCCTGAAGGGTTCTTGTTTTTCTGGACTGATTTTTGAAGTGctactgtttttattctgttgtgaactctcgtgtgtttctgaagattgcctttttgtgaaaactgcttaccacattcattacagcaatatggcttctctccagtgtgaactctcatgtgtatctgaagatggtctttatgtgaaaactgtttaccacattcattacagcaatatggcttctctccggtgtgaactctttTGTGTTTCTGTAGACTGTTCATCTGTGAGAACTGTTTATTGCATTCATTatagcaatatggcttctctctggtgtgaactctcgtgtgtttctgaagattgcctatctctgaaaactgtttaccacattcattacagcaatatggcttctctccggtgtgaactctttTGTGTTTCTGTAGACTGTTCATCTGTGAGAACTGTTTATcgcattcattacagcaatatggcttctctctggtgtgaactctcgtgtgtttctgaagattgcctctctctgaaaactgtttaccacattcattacagcaatatggcttctctccggtgtgaactctttTGTGTTTCTGTAGACTGTTCATCTGTgagaactgtttaccacattcattacaccaatatggcttctctccagtgtgaactctcgtgtgtctctgaagatggcctatctctgaaaactgtttaccacattcattacagcaatatggcttctctccggtgtgaactctcgtgtgtatctgaagatggctcatttgtgaaaactgtttgccacattcattacagcaatatgacttctctccggtgtgaactctcatGTGTATCTGAAGACTGcttatttgtgaaaactgtttgccacattcattacagcaatttggcttctctccggtgtgtactctcgtgtgtatctgaagatggctcatttgtgaaaactgtttgccacattcattacagtaatatggcttctctccggtgtgaactctcgtgtgtttctgaagattgcctttatgtgaaaactgtttaccacattcattacagtaatatggcttctctccagtgtgaactctcgtgtgtatctgaagatcgcctttttttgaaaactgtttaccacattcattacagcaatatgtcttctctccggtgtgaactctcgtgtgtttctgaagagcactcctgttagagaattctctgccacattccacattgcagtgatttttctttcctgtgtaaaatttaaaacaaaaaaggaaaaaaaaaagcccttaTTTTCAATTTGCTGCCTCATTATCAACATTAACTCACATTAAATACATGATGGCTGAAATTAGGAACAACCTTTGATCTGCATAAGCAATTATAAAACTTTTGTTGTACTTGGAAAACacacttaatttgttaattttatgtcCTTTATTACAACTTCTCACCAgggccacatgtataaaactTCCTTATGCTCGGCCACATATATGAAGGCTGTTCCTTATGCAaaagttaggatttataaaactAGAACTTGCCATTTAAATTGGCTCAAAGTTCCCTCAAGTTTTGAGCATTTGTAAGTCCCATGCAGACTTTGTGTTAGCAATTTAGCAACTCCGGGTGGAAAAACGAAGAACTGAATAGAAAATCTAATTTCTttacacatttcacattctgatgtttgacaggctacacaagaagtgagttttgatgtatcacaatgacattttggctcATGATGAGGACTTAGCTGATTCAGACTCCCTACTGTCATCCTCtttgaagtgtgtgctgaactgcacccttcattacagagaccaccatgcagaaatcacacaatcccagttctcttacaggtcttaacagctgtgggttatttggtgatggcagcttttcagtgtgaactgcctGAATGGTGAGGAATCTCTCAGTCACCCTGAGCCACGTaatgccatctgtatgggatggtatactTAAGACGGTAGACAGATACATGCAATATCGTTACCATCAGGCGGTGCAAGTCCTgatcaaaatgaaatctgcagcaaTGTCTGCTGTgttcagcagtggtggtcttactTGGCCTATAAATCCCTTTAGGAGTACTGAGCTCCCCAGTGTGTTCTCTCTTGTtattgatattccagacagttgaattTGGTAATCTTAAGGTTTTCCGATCTCTCtaatgatttcattattattttccagcttctttgactttcattggcacagctcttgccctcatgttgaacaatggcaactacagagacCAAAGGTAGTCTGTAGGTAGGAGTAAGCTGAGGTGTCTTAGGCCTGCAAGactaaagcaatgaaacacacctgaggaatcacaaacacctctggcaccaattgtcccaaacattacggtgccctgaaatgggaggacgattcagaaaaagtgctgtcatttctacaaggtgtgactgaaatgtttgcaaatccccttaaacgaaaatcagtaatttgtactttaattacatctgaattatttaattcgTAATTTTAAACGGTGGATTAAAGGAGTAAATGCAAGAAGAATGTTTCTTTGTCTCCACCATTATGGAGGgtactatataaaacagaatgccaCGCCAAGCATGAAAAGTGCACCTTCAATAATTAGAATGTGTCCTGACATTTATCCACACTTGAACTAAAACCACttgacaccaaaacaaacaacaaaatgtcttctttaattCACCAAAGCAAAAGAGAGCAATGGATGAGTGACGCCTCAGCGCACAGGCCTACAGAACTGCAGTGACCTCGGAGAAAAATTAGAAGATGAGAAAACCGAGGAAGAGCAGAGCTGTTGGTGTTTCAGCTCTACAGGGGAGTGGCAGGTGACACCAGGACTGGTAACCTTTGTGACACGCTGGTGACATTTATACTCACCATTAGAATGGTATAGGGTATCTACTATCAGGACTTATTTATGTTGAGTAAGCTAAAATTTGCCAGGTTTTACTGTCTATTTGATCCAATGTGTGTGTTCACGTATGGAATTATTGTCTCTGTTATGGCTGCAAACATCAAGCAGTCCaagcctgcactcaatgaagagcgctATAAAGAAGGAATGCAACTGAATTAAACAGTAGTATTACACTAATTAATCAGTCTTGAGTTAAAATTGCCCAGTTTTTCCTGTTTATTGTGAAATTGGCTTGTAGTTGGTTGACTGGTCTACTGATTTCATGGCACGGAATATATTAAGCTGAGGACACGCGCAGCACTGACAGAG
The sequence above is a segment of the Erpetoichthys calabaricus chromosome 1 unlocalized genomic scaffold, fErpCal1.3 SUPER_1_unloc_15, whole genome shotgun sequence genome. Coding sequences within it:
- the LOC114643275 gene encoding gastrula zinc finger protein XlCGF57.1-like, with the protein product MNMKQDTCDVDTNIMEKTVNIKEDDCEWESIYPKQESLSIKEENSELQPVSIKEEPEEKSVSIETHNRTNLDSIKEDNRHDGCEDGLVTRLDSSHSRHCSSPEPSINVKSESLQSELKRAEESTSVRIQKNKRPSSKKSGKKNHCNVECGREFSNRSALQKHTRVHTGEKTYCCNECGKQFSKKGDLQIHTRVHTGEKPYYCNECGKQFSHKGNLQKHTRVHTGEKPYYCNECGKQFSQMSHLQIHTRVHTGEKPNCCNECGKQFSQISSLQIHMRVHTGEKSYCCNECGKQFSQMSHLQIHTRVHTGEKPYCCNECGKQFSEIGHLQRHTRVHTGEKPYWCNECGKQFSQMNSLQKHKRVHTGEKPYCCNECGKQFSERGNLQKHTRVHTREKPYCCNECDKQFSQMNSLQKHKRVHTGEKPYCCNECGKQFSEIGNLQKHTRVHTREKPYCYNECNKQFSQMNSLQKHKRVHTGEKPYCCNECGKQFSHKDHLQIHMRVHTGEKPYCCNECGKQFSQKGNLQKHTRVHNRIKTVALQKSVQKNKNPSGLKSEVQSCPEK